A stretch of Scheffersomyces stipitis CBS 6054 chromosome 2, complete sequence DNA encodes these proteins:
- a CDS encoding predicted protein, which yields STISYLNTYSTAFPSDISTIAKINQYKDLHANRYAIQSIKVGIFYDNKETAYSSRIIETVLADPLSSGNEIWFEQIVTRDREANNIFKYSDQVSVSQNSCYSIPSPILSGQYRPKTSSPTAVLNNIEIHEVNDLEQIDVEKYHFIITVTNDLSKTINASDSSNRKKLLTVIDNSEWTPSSTESTAVSFGQSKDFHSHAIKIDSNVAFQGIKLLLQNGAKAGGEYFDAARKSNIYELNKSLGYFSRSEVLQSILLDEIRTDISNAHVSQQHIEHIKESLKNEIAAFGNSVHGELQYVFKPATTSFFRKKLSWWKLYIKNDNVEYDLKDYFGKNFMNRSVEEYNYARGNIAAKIHQDYTKNITNIESNPILVLKSQVMDKVVSEIQPFVYKIIGSAFVYYQLPISIISFLSWQYFDFSANSAVALFSLGWIVGFNQVSKNWEAFTNKWLINVFEQIRVCVSRECIDNGLSKELNEEAEQEIALSSLRKEILTGLQNRDN from the exons TCAACTATATCTTACTTGAACACTTATCTGACAGCTTTTCCCAGTGATATTTCTACCATAGCCAAAATAAATCAGTACAAAGATTTACATGCTAATAGATACGCAATCCAACTGATTAAAGTTGGAATTTTTTACGACAATAAGGAAACAGCCTATTCTTCCAGAATCATTGAAACGGTGCTAGCAGACCCGTTGTCACTGGGAAATGAAATATGGTTTGAACAGATTGTAACTCGAGATAGAGAAGCcaacaatatcttcaagtactCTGACCAAGTATCTGTTTCTCAGAATTCCTGTTATAGTATTCCATCCCCTATATTGAGTGGACAGTATCGACCTA AAACCAGCAGCCCCACAGCAgtcttgaacaatataGAGATCCATGAAGTGAACGACTTGGAACAGATAGATGTAGAGAAGTACCATTTTATCATAACTGTGACAAACGATTTGTCGAAAACCATAAATGCAAGTGATAGTTCcaacagaaagaaattGCTCACTGTAATTGACAATTCAGAATGGACTCCATCATCTACCGAAAGCACTGCAGTGAGTTTCGGCCAGTCCAAGGACTTTCATTCACATGCCATTAAGATAGATTCTAATGTAGCCTTTCAGGGAATCAAATTACTCTTACAAAATGGAGCTAAAGCCGGTGGAGAGTACTTTGATGCCGCAAGAAAAAGTAACATCTACGAGCTAAACAAGTCTCTAGGCTACTTTCTGCGCTCAGAAGTCTTGCAGTCCATTTTGTTGGATGAAATACGCACTGACATAAGCAATGCTCATGTTAGTCAACAGCACATTGAACATATCAAGGAGTCCCTCAAGAATGAGATTGCTGCTTTCGGCAACTCGGTTCATGGTGAACTTCAATATGTCTTTAAGCCGGCTACTACAAGTTTCTTCAGGAAGAAGTTATCGTGGTGGAAATTGTATATTAAAAACGATAATGTAGAGTACGATTTGAAGGACTACTTTGGCAAAAATTTCATGAATAGAAGTGTCGAAGAATACAACTATGCCCGAGGCAATATTGCTGCCAAGATCCACCAAGATTACACCAAGAACATCACAAACATAGAGAGTAACCCCATCCTAGTGTTAAAGTCTCAAGTCATGGACAAGGTAGTCTCAGAAATTCAGCCATTCGTGTACAAAATTATTGGTTCTGCGTTTGTATATTATCAATTGCCTATCTCAATAATTTCATTCTTGTCTTGGCAATATTTCGACTTTTCTGCTAACAGTGCTGTTGCCTTGTTTCTGCTTGGTTGGATAGTAGGTTTCAACCAAGTATCCAAGAATTGGGAAGCATTCACAAATAAATGGCTTATTAATGtttttgaacaaatcagaGTTTGTGTTAGCCGTGAATGCATTGACAATGGGCTCTCCAAGgagttgaacgaagaagCGGAGCAAGAGATCGCTTTATCTTCGCTTAGAAAGGAAATACTAACGGGGTTACAAAATAGAGATAATTAG
- the DFG5 gene encoding filamentous growth, cell polarity and elongation (Mannan endo-1,6-alpha-mannosidase DFG5 precursor (Endo-alpha-1->6-D-mannanase DFG5)): protein MLNPSRLASTFVLTLSAILSVSAVSLDVDSKESVCDAAKYVLDGTLNYYEGLKPGGTVGMFAPPNYWWNAGEAFGGIVDFYTFCNSTNETLRELIIDAMYHQAGENFNYIPSNQSMTEGNDDQGVWVMAIMQAVERNFTNPADHSWLSMTIAAFNTMNARWDTDHCGGGLRWQIFTWNSGYSYKNSVSNGCLFHLAARLARYLGNDTYADVADKVWDWMENTVEFLTDVDGTVTLYDGANIDTNCTDLTKKQWTYTYGIFMAGAAYMYDYTKDEKWLNRVNDLMETSASTFFPKSNGGYMTEIQCFFSNTCNNDQRSFRSLFSRCIGLTMKLVNSTQEVLGPLIEQSAKGAAASCSGGADGITCGMNWASGNWDGIYGLGEQTSALEVMNALIVEEPLKRSADPEVADKIDYNAGLNSHDTVNQNEITVTGKDRAGAGVLTAVVLGILLGGGAWMIF, encoded by the coding sequence ATGTTGAATCCATCCCGTTTGGCGTCCACTTTCGTCCTCACGTTGCTGGCAATATTATCTGTGTCTGCAGTCAGTCTTGATGTAGACAGTAAAGAATCTGTGTGTGACGCAGCCAAATATGTTCTTGACGGTACACTCAACTACTACGAAGGGTTGAAGCCCGGTGGTACTGTAGGGATGTTTGCACCACCCAACTATTGGTGGAACGCTGGGGAAGCCTTTGgtggaattgttgatttctacaCTTTCTGCAACTCGACCAATGAGACTTTGAGAGAACTTATCATTGATGCTATGTACCACCAGGCTGGTGAGAACTTCAACTATATACCCTCTAACCAATCCATGACTGAAGGTAATGATGATCAAGGTGTTTGGGTGATGGCTATCATGCAAGCTGTAGAGAGAAACTTCACCAACCCTGCAGATCACAGTTGGTTGTCGATGACTATCGCTGCTTTCAACACGATGAATGCCAGATGGGATACTGACCATTGTGGAGGTGGGTTGAGATGGCAGATATTCACCTGGAACTCGGGCTACAGTTACAAGAACTCAGTGTCGAACGGATGCCTTTTCCACCTTGCTGCTAGATTAGCTAGGTACTTGGGAAACGATACCTATGCTGATGTAGCCGACAAAGTTTGGGACTGGATGGAGAATACAGTAGAATTCTTAACTGATGTTGACGGAACTGTCACACTTTACGATGGTGCTAATATCGACACCAACTGTACTGATCTCACCAAGAAACAATGGACATACACCTATGGTATCTTCATGGCTGGTGCTGCGTACATGTACGACTACACCAAGGACGAGAAGTGGCTCAACAGAGTGAACGATTTGATGGAAACGTCGGCTTCTACTTTTTTCCCTAAAAGCAACGGTGGGTATATGACGGAAATCCAGtgtttcttctccaataCATGTAACAACGATCAGAGATCGTTCCGGTCGTTGTTCTCACGTTGTATAGGTCTCACCATGAAGTTAGTCAACAGTACTCAAGAAGTATTAGGACCGTTGATAGAGCAAAGCGCCAAAGGAGCAGCTGCATCGTGTTCTGGTGGTGCTGATGGCATAACATGTGGTATGAACTGGGCCTCGGGCAATTGGGATGGCATTTATGGGCTTGGTGAACAAACGTCGGCTCTAGAGGTCATGAATGCATTGATTGTAGAGGAGCCTTTGAAAAGATCAGCCGATCCCGAAGTCGCTGACAAGATTGACTATAACGCAGGTCTTAACTCTCATGATACAGTTAACCAAAATGAAATCACTGTGACAGGTAAGGACCGGGCCGGTGCCGGCGTCTTGACGGCCGTAGTGCTTGGAATCTTGTTAGGAGGAGGAGCCTGGATGATTTTCTAA
- the SMF3 gene encoding vacuolar metal transporter (go_component membrane~go_funtion transporter activity~go_process transport): protein MFKSESFNRVGRILKKYYTFIGPGLVVSVSYMDPGNYSTSVSSGSMYQYKLCFVIFMSNLFAVVLQSLCVKLGTVTGLDLAEMCRLHLPYHWNLCMYVCAELAIIATDLAEVVGTAISLEILFGIPLIYGVLITVLDVLIVLMAYHKDGSMRQTRIFEILVSVLVFATCICFVLELFNCNFEEGALGNIIRGFLPLHKEIFHEQTALFLSCGIVGSTVMPHSLFLGSALVQARLKEFDIKNGIIQEQGEDEDDDDEASSIVPQEEFLPATINNFRKISDGTKLLNKYRPSYRAIKYCLTYSYAELITSLFIVAVFVNSSILIVAGTTLYGKPDAADADLLSIYEMLSYYINPAAGLVFALSMLFSGQSAGIVCTMAGQIISEGFINWTLKPWIRRIITRILAILPVLFAIGILGREGVSKIMNSSQVVLSFILPIVSAPLIWFTCKKEYMTVYDTSDDAPADETSLLLNNSQQSVDLPTTEITVRKLTFENGIVLTIASVLTWTIITALNIYLIIAFANGADI from the coding sequence ATGTTTAAATCCGAATCTTTCAACCGCGTGGGTCGGATACTCAAAAAGTACTACACTTTTATAGGGCCTGGTCTTGTAGTCTCTGTGAGTTATATGGACCCAGGCAATTACCTGACGTCAGTATCGTCTGGGTCGATGTACCAATACAAACTTTGCTTCGTTATTTTCATGTCGAATCTTTTTGCCGTCGTTTTACAATCACTTTGTGTGAAGTTGGGAACAGTCACAGGTCTAGACTTAGCTGAGATGTGCCGATTGCACCTTCCATACCATTGGAACTTGTGCATGTATGTTTGTGCTGAGCTTGCTATAATCGCGACAGATTTGGCTGAGGTTGTCGGGACGGCAATTTCTTTAGAGATTTTGTTTGGAATCCCGTTGATTTATGGTGTTCTCATTACGGTGTTGGATGTCTTAATCGTTTTGATGGCCTACCACAAAGACGGGTCTATGAGACAAACTAGAATATTTGAGATCTTGGTATCTGTGCTTGTATTTGCAACTTGTATCTGTTTCGTCTTGGAATTGTTTAACTGTAATTTTGAGGAAGGTGCTCTTGGAAACATCATCAGAGGCTTCCTTCCTCTCCATAAGGAGATATTCCACGAACAAACTGCCTTGTTCTTGAGTTGTGGTATTGTTGGTAGTACAGTGATGCCCCACTCGTTGTTCTTGGGTTCTGCTTTGGTTCAGGCTAGATTGAAAGAATTTGATATCAAGAACGGAATcatccaagaacaaggagaagatgaagacgatgacgacgagGCTAGTAGCATTGTTCCGCAGGAGGAATTCTTGCCGGCTACTATTAACAATTTCCGTAAGATCTCTGACGGAACGAAGTTACTCAACAAGTATAGGCCTTCGTACAGGGCTATCAAATACTGTTTGACATATTCTTATGCTGAGTTGATCACTTCTTTGTTTATCGTAGCCGTATTCGTCAACTCCTCTATCTTAATCGTGGCAGGTACTACTTTGTACGGAAAACCAGATGCAGCAGATGCAGACTTGTTATCGATATACGAAATGTTGTCTTACTATATTAATCCAGCTGCGGGACTCGTCTTTGCACTTTCCATGCTTTTCTCAGGTCAAAGTGCTGGTATTGTCTGTACTATGGCTGGTCAGATTATCAGTGAAGGATTCATAAACTGGACACTTAAGCCTTGGATCAGAAGAATTATCACCAGAATATTGGCTATCTTGCCAGTGTTGTTTGCCATAGGTATTCTAGGTCGTGAAGGTGTTTCAAAGATCATGAACTCCTCTCAGGTGGTGTTGAGTTTCATCTTGCCAATAGTCAGCGCTCCTTTAATCTGGTTTACGTGCAAAAAAGAATACATGACAGTCTACGATACATCAGACGATGCTCCTGCTGATGAAACAAGTTTGCTATTAAATAACAGCCAGCAGCTGGTGGACTTGCCCACAACCGAAATAACCGTGAGAAAATTGACCTTCGAAAATGGTATTGTTCTCACCATTGCTAGCGTTCTTACTTGGACTATTATCACGGCCTTGAACATCTATCTCATCATTGCGTTTGCCAATGGCGCCGACATATAA
- a CDS encoding predicted protein (go_component membrane~go_funtion drug transporter activity; antiporter activity~go_process multidrug transport), producing MVLFPSINKLANPNTVGGLPGGRRRRLFIPPSTQYPLFLYGLGEDQRSFLSMIESGSAIGVEHEISDAASVSTSRSLPSTLSSVHTGEDQESFHSWLVEEHQRRYMAVEESEEALSARRTESRSTHRSSFSSIISYNQLEDFINLKTNYYIEGKMILRYAIPLIITFVLEHFFSIVCLLVVGHLGKNELAAVSLATMSSTITFAIFEGIATALDTLCPQAYGSGNYELVNIFVQRCTVFSWMVYIPCGILWWYSHHVLQYVISSKEVLELTTLFLRVLILGAPAYIMFENGKRFLQAQGIFEAGTGILFVSAPVNICLSYFLVWNQTYGIGYVGAPIAAVVNFWLMCTLMVLYVKYIDGGKCWFGIASFSEIFQQWNELSQLAIPGIVMLESEYLAYEIMTLFASYFGTTELAAQSAVSSIASLTYMVPFAVSIAASTRIANFIGGQNIEGARTATKMALVIALFVATLNCLALFTFKKQIAQLFSQDEGVIALVVQLFNPLVSIIQIFDGTASVASGILRAQGSQKIGGVINFVAYYAFALPLALVLSKIGGLKLIGLWLGIGSGMILIGLSETLVIIFSDWEDIVLKAGLRMEQDIEDEEEASI from the coding sequence ATGGTGTTGTTTCCAAGCATCAACAAGCTCGCCAACCCAAATACGGTAGGCGGGCTTCCTGGAGGAAGACGGAGACGTTTGTTCATTCCTCCCTCCACACAGTATCCATTATTTCTCTATGGGTTAGGTGAAGATCAGAGATCTTTCTTATCAATGATCGAAAGCGGTTCCGCTATAGGTGTTGAACACGAGATCAGTGATGCTGCCAGTGTCAGCACCTCACGTTCTTTACCGTCTACTTTGAGCTCAGTACATACTGGCGAAGACCAAGAGTCATTTCATAGTTGGTTGGTAGAAGAGCACCAGAGGCGATATATGGCTGTAGAAGAGCTGGAAGAAGCACTTTCTGCACGAAGAACGGAATCTAGATCAACTCATCGTTCGTCATTCTCGTCCATAATCTCCTACAACCAGTTAGAAGACTTCATAAATCTAAAAACGAACTACTACATAGAAGGAAAAATGATTCTCAGATATGCCATACCCTTAATTATTACATTTGTCTTGGAACACTTCTTTTCCATAGTGTGTTTATTAGTGGTAGGACACCTCGGTAAGAACGAATTGGCAGCGGTATCGTTGGCTACGATGTCGTCTACTATTACGTTTGCTATTTTTGAAGGTATAGCCACAGCTCTAGATACTCTATGTCCCCAAGCTTACGGTTCTGGCAACTACGAGTTGGTCAACATCTTCGTGCAACGGTGTACCGTGTTCTCCTGGATGGTGTACATTCCTTGTGGAATATTGTGGTGGTATTCGCATCACGTATTGCAATACGTCATTTCTAGTAAAGAGGTTCTAGAGCTTACGACTTTGTTCTTGAGAGTGTTGATCTTAGGTGCTCCAGCGTATATTATGTTCGAAAATGGTAAGCGTTTCTTACAAGCCCAGGGTATCTTTGAGGCTGGAACGGGGATACTTTTTGTCAGTGCACCAGTGAACATATGCTTATCCTATTTTTTGGTATGGAACCAGACGTACGGCATAGGCTATGTAGGAGCACCGATCGCAGCTGTAGTCAACTTCTGGTTGATGTGCACCTTGATGGTACTCTATGTAAAGTATATTGATGGAGGTAAGTGCTGGTTCGGTATTGCTTCCTTCCTGGAAATCTTCCAACAGTGGAACGAATTGTCACAGTTAGCCATTCCTGGCATTGTCATGTTGGAGTCAGAGTATTTGGCATATGAAATAATGACCTTGTTTGCATCCTACTTCGGAACAACCGAGTTAGCTGCTCAGAGTGCTGTTTCTAGTATCGCATCATTAACTTATATGGTTCCGTTTGCTGTAAGTATCGCTGCATCAACGAGAATCGCTAACTTCATTGGCGGGCAGAATATTGAAGGAGCAAGAACCGCTACAAAGATGGCATTGGTAATAGCGCTTTTTGTGGCTACATTAAACTGTCTTGCATTATTTACATTCAAAAAACAGATAGCCCAACTTTTCTCACAAGATGAAGGTGTGATAGCGTTAGTTGTGCAATTGTTCAACCCGCTAGTGTCTATAATCCAGATTTTCGACGGTACGGCTTCGGTAGCTAGCGGTATCTTAAGGGCACAAGGTTCACAGAAGATAGGTGGAGTCATTAACTTCGTTGCCTACTATGCATTTGCCTTACCGCTAGCACTTGTTCTCAGTAAAATTGGCGGTCTTAAACTTATTGGGCTCTGGCTAGGAATTGGTAGCGGCATGATCCTTATTGGGCTTAGTGAAACGCTTGTGATTATATTCAGCGACTGGGAGGATATTGTCTTGAAGGCAGGTTTGCGTATGGAGCAAGatatagaagatgaagaagaggctAGTATATAG
- a CDS encoding predicted protein, whose protein sequence is MDKGYYIHSLSYINASISDDNVIYASDYTFTVGTANEPIANVHLINNKHFISVDDFSDTDLAKRTDVSDSDAFGTEKMSQGAIISQGCHKYGSNEELNTKNDWATMMDLIYDYSDLWKKDNKHHLHYTIHDQNHNHVIFAQGELKLGSKQDYSDWANWNTICDE, encoded by the coding sequence ATGGACAAAGGTTACTATATTCACTCATTGAGTTATATAAATGCAAGCATTTCTGATGACAACGTAATCTATGCTTCTGACTACACCTTCACTGTTGGTACTGCCAATGaaccaattgcaaatgtGCACTTGATAAACAACAAGCATTTCATTTCAGTTGACGACTTCTCCGATACAGATCTCGCTAAGAGAACGGACGTAAGCGATCTGGATGCATTTGGTACCGAGAAAATGTCTCAAGGAGCCATAATTAGTCAGGGATGTCATAAGTATGGATCCAATGAAGAACTCAATACAAAGAACGACTGGGCAACTATGATGGATCTTATCTACGACTATTCTGACTTGTGGAAAAAAGACAATAAGCATCATTTGCATTACACAATTCATGATCAAAACCACAACCACGTTATATTCGCACAAGGAGAATTAAAGTTAGGTAGCAAGCAAGACTACTCTGACTGGGCCAACTGGAACACCATTTGCGATGAATAA
- a CDS encoding predicted protein has product SSTTSISSKYDNGVYANSPFKLYHDLKIVSSIQISKYKVGSKKYSDIDFFYKFATELLLRELHRLHISLQAPVPENEDDDEVLTTDLESHLKDDFEKISRTYTLSNGEVINYSSKTQEPDPAPSISPYANVYNQPQPQPPKQTTQPLFSSLIPKSNLDRKPTIVQYPYTIAKVVPLLKDQSRNTSTLDSLSVPNQKIPSPLDQKPSDLLHDFFHPIWYTLPVPTWLNYHANVIKPANVLPQQAQAISMQSSSSQSNKPKLTVLQQRGTDSEPLSAVPTLVRAPGDSYRTFAPSLDSRDAIISEEFKGKVWLNHIGFEEIEKIKNSYLQSIEPTKPSTVPSTKEEETTKEAVASEKESSAVEEVPIESSNEDSEIGVINIAHIVSWDPEKIEEFKTIKKEKESIVKAKSIQRLISTNILKLNKLRQERYLRSDSRNTSPTTSEEIRIYNTTMKLISLAIQIQKVSPGDFSLEFSKKLPVLVTEFNGVMPGIPPSRLGVGTSGASKSTRLPSIRGPYKKKNRI; this is encoded by the coding sequence tcGTCTACCACTTCAATTAGCTCCAAGTACGACAATGGAGTATACGCAAACTCGCCATTTAAGCTATATCACGACTTGAAGATTGTTTCTTCCATCCAAATCAGCAAATATAAAGTGGGATCTAAAAAGTATAGTGATATCGATtttttctacaagtttgCTACTGAACTTTTGTTAAGAGAATTGCACAGACTCCATATTTCATTACAGGCACCAGTGccagaaaatgaagatgatgatgagGTATTAACCACCGATTTGGAATCACATTTGAAGGATGATTTCGAAAAGATACTGAGGACCTATACGTTGTcaaatggagaagttaTCAACTATTCCTCCAAGACTCAAGAGCCAGATCCTGCTCCGTCCATCTCGCCATATGCCAATGTCTACAATCAACCACAGCCACAGCCTCCAAAGCAGACGACACAACCcttgttttcttcgttgattcCCAAGTCAAACTTGGACCGAAAACCAACAATAGTACAATATCCATACACGATAGCAAAAGTAGTGCCTCTCTTGAAAGACCAGTCTCGTAATACATCTACGTTGGACAGTTTGTCCGTTCCCAACCAGAAGATCCCATCTCCCTTAGATCAGAAACCATCTGACCTCTTACATGACTTCTTCCATCCCATTTGGTACACCCTCCCGGTGCCAACCTGGCTCAATTATCATGCTAATGTAATCAAACCAGCAAATGTGTTGCCCCAACAGGCGCAAGCTATTTCTATGCAATCACTGTCTTCCCAATCTAACAAGCCTAAGTTAACGGTATTGCAACAACGAGGAACTGATTCTGAGCCGTTATCTGCTGTACCAACTCTTGTAAGAGCACCAGGAGATTCGTACAGAACTTTTGCTCCTTCTTTGGATCTGCGTGATGCCATTATcagtgaagaattcaaagGTAAAGTGTGGTTGAACCACATCggttttgaagaaatagaaaaaatcaagaacagtTACTTGCAGTCAATTGAACCCACTAAACCATCTACAGTGCCTTCtaccaaggaagaagaaaccacGAAAGAAGCTGTTGCTTCGGAGAAGGAATCATCGGCAGTCGAAGAAGTGCCAATTGAATCAAGTAATGAAGACCTGGAAATAGGAGTGATAAACATCGCCCATATTGTTAGCTGGGATCctgaaaagattgaagagttcaagactatcaaaaaagagaaagaatcGATCGTGAAAGCAAAATCTATACAGAGATTGATTTCGACTAATATATTGAAGCTAAACAAGTTGCGACAAGAAAGATATCTCAGAAGTGATTCTAGAAACACCCTGCCTACCACATCAGAAGAGATTAGAATATACAATACTacaatgaagttgatatcTTTGGCCATACAGATACAGAAAGTCAGTCCTGGAGATTTCTCGTTGGAGTTCAGTAAGAAGTTACCGGTATTGGTCACCGAGTTCAATGGTGTTATGCCTGGAATCCCCCCTAGCAGACTTGGAGTTGGCACTTCGGGTGCTTCTAAGAGTACAAGATTGCCCAGCATCAGAGGTCcatacaagaaaaagaatagGATCTAG
- a CDS encoding predicted protein (go_component membrane~go_process transport), which produces MSKIDSEKSTEIHNVPSVGYGEIQNYVSNRTAQGMPALDALAQADGKNAEKLMEEAQANLELVQETGYAPELRRNFGVISLLGVGFGLTNSWFGISASLVTGISSGGPMMIIYGILIVACISMCVAISLSELISAMPNAGGQYYWTMKLAPKKYAPFWAYMCGAFAWAGSVFTSASVTLSIASSAVGMYMLYHPDKTIQTWHVFVTYEIANILLVFFNLWEKPLPAISKSSLYISLLSFLIITIVVLAKSGGEFQSANFVFVEFTNGTGWSSSGIAFIVGLINPNWSFSCLDAATHLAEELLEPRKQIPIAIIGTVIIGFITSFSYSIAMFFCIKDLDAIYNSNTGVPIMDIFYQVLNNKAGAVILEFLIFLTAIGCNIASHTWQARLCWSFARDNGLPGSRYWSKVNPRTGVPVNAHLMSCVWCAIIGCIYMGSTTAYNAMVIGCIIFLLMSYAVPVVFLLMKGRDNIKHGPFWLGKIGLFANIVLLVWTVFTTIFYSFPPVMPVTAGNMNYVSVVVGVFGAYCIIYWFARGKKKFITAEDREAKIDELTHQLSQQISHIEVVLSHKNDV; this is translated from the coding sequence ATGTCTAAAATAGACTCCGAAAAGAGCACTGAGATACATAACGTGCCCAGCGTTGGCTACGGAGAAATACAGAACTATGTCTCCAATCGTACCGCCCAAGGTATGCCAGCCTTGGATGCTCTTGCCCAGGCTGATGGCAAGAATGctgagaagttgatggaagaaGCTCAGGCCAACTTGGAATTAGTTCAGGAGACCGGTTATGCTCCAGAATTGAGACGTAACTTTGGTGTGATCTCATTGTTAGGTGTGGGGTTTGGGTTAACCAACTCTTGGTTCGGTATCTCGGCCTCTTTGGTCACAGGTATCAGTTCTGGTGGTCCCATGATGATCATCTACGGTATTCTCATTGTTGCCTGTATTTCCATGTGTGTAGCCATCAGTTTGAGTGAGTTGATCAGTGCCATGCCTAATGCTGGTGGCCAATACTACTGGACAATGAAGTTGGCTCCCAAGAAATACGCTCCTTTCTGGGCTTATATGTGTGGTGCTTTTGCATGGGCTGGTTCCGTCTTCACAAGTGCTTCCGTTACTCTTTCCATTGCTTCCTCGGCTGTCGGGATGTACATGTTGTACCATCCAGACAAGACCATCCAAACATGGCATGTGTTTGTAACTTATGAAATCGCCAACATCTTATTAGTATTCTTCAACCTCTGGGAAAAACCTCTACCAGCCATCTCAAAGAGTTCGTTGTATATCTCTCTTTTGTCGTTCTTGATCATCACTATTGTGGTGTTGGCCAAATCTGGAGGAGAATTCCAATCGGCCAACTTCGTGTTTGTGGAATTTACTAACGGTACTGGTTGGAGTTCCAGTGGTATTGCTTTCATTGTTGGTTTGATCAACCCCAACTGGTCCTTCAGTTGTTTGGATGCTGCCACCCATCTTGCTGAAGAATTACTTGAACCAAGAAAGCAAAttccaattgcaattaTCGGCACTGTTATTATTGGATTCATCACCTCGTTCTCCTACTCCATTGCCATGTTCTTCTGCATCAAGGATTTGGACGCCATCTACAACTCCAACACTGGTGTGCCAATCATGGATATCTTCTACCAGGTATTGAACAATAAGGCTGGTGCTGTCATCTTGGAATTCCTAATTTTCTTGACTGCCATCGGTTGTAACATTGCCTCTCACACTTGGCAGGCTAGATTATGTTGGTCTTTTGCTAGAGACAATGGTTTGCCAGGATCCAGATATTGGTCCAAAGTCAACCCAAGAACTGGTGTTCCAGTGAATGCCCATCTTATGTCTTGTGTGTGGTGTGCTATCATTGGTTGTATCTACATGGGCTCTACTACTGCCTACAATGCCATGGTCATTGGGTGTATTATCTTTTTATTGATGTCATACGCTGTGCCagttgttttcttgttaATGAAGGGAAGAGACAACATTAAGCATGGTCCATTCTGGTTAGGTAAAATTGGACTTTTCGCCAACATTGTTCTTCTCGTCTGGACTGTATTCACTACtattttctacagtttcCCACCTGTCATGCCAGTCACCGCAGGTAACATGAACTACGTCTCTGTCGTAGTTGGTGTCTTTGGAGCATACTGTATTATCTATTGGTTTGCTAGAGGCAAAAAGAAGTTCATCACTGCAGAAGACAGAGAAGCAAAGATTGACGAGTTGACACACCAATTGTCGCAACAAATATCACACATAGAAGTCGTTCTCTCCCACAAGAACGACGTGTAA